In one Phyllostomus discolor isolate MPI-MPIP mPhyDis1 chromosome 8, mPhyDis1.pri.v3, whole genome shotgun sequence genomic region, the following are encoded:
- the LOC118502339 gene encoding LOW QUALITY PROTEIN: uncharacterized protein LOC118502339 (The sequence of the model RefSeq protein was modified relative to this genomic sequence to represent the inferred CDS: inserted 2 bases in 2 codons), with protein MAGHQGPTILFRTPRELRWGARHFGERSPSQGELALQASFPPDSGGLSLRPLQLLQLLLLAPAGSAGYAPKWLWLPGGGEEEPEEARRKNKHRPMRRIVLATSSGSRDLANGGGGGGGGGGGNYXMSSSNTCANHLSPDASSSPSSSSSSVYMPKMDXFTIPVTMKTNSRDQHVWWAFLASFMVTLLGGLFIIQLWRTLTYLCTVCWHCEGKTRVRCALGVRPLCHPAASPRPQERTSPLFTARCLPPSRPALPSLPSLPCVLPARSDWGSERCAGGEELPPNPCAPGR; from the exons ATGGCCGGCCACCAGGGTCCGACCATTCTCTTCCGGACCCCCAGGGAGCTCCGCTGGGGGGCGCGGCACTTTGGAGAAAGGT CCCCGAGTCAAGGCGAGCTAGCGCTGCAAGCCTCCTTCCCTCCCGACTCGGGCGGCCTGAGCCTGCGCCCGCTCCagttgctgcagctgctgctgctggcgccAGCTGGCAGCGCTGGGTACGCACCGAAGTGGCTCTGGCTGCCAGGAGGGGGCGAGGAAGAGCCGGAGGAGGCGAGAAGGAAGAACAAGCATAGGCCAATGAGGCGCATCGTCCTGGCAACGAGCTCAGGGAGCAGGG ATTTGGCAAatggtggcggtggcggcggcggcgggggaggAGGCAACT GAATGAGTAGCAGCAATACATGTGCGAACCATCTCAGCCCAGATgcatcctcctccccctcttcctcctcgtcCTCAGTCTACATGCCAAAAATGG GGTTCACCATTCCAGTGACGATGAAGACCAACAGCCGAGACCAACACGTGTGGTGGGCTTTCCTGGCTTCCTTCATGGTAACTTTACTCGGGGGCCTCTTCATCATCCAGCTCTGGCGGACGCTCACGTATCTGTGCACTGTTTGCTGGCACTGCGAGGGCAAGACGAGGGTGAGGTGCGCCCTGGGTGTCCGCCCCCTTTGCCACCCCGCCGCTTCTCCGCGTCCCCAAGAGCGCACCTCCCCGCTCTTCACAGCGCGGTGTCTCCCTCCATCTCGGCCCGCCCTCCCCTCgctgccttctcttccctgcGTTCTACCTGCGCGCTCGGATTGGGGCAGCGAGCGCTGCGCTGGAGGTGAGGAGTTGCCCCCCAACCCGTGCGCTCCGGGACGCTGA